A single genomic interval of Malania oleifera isolate guangnan ecotype guangnan chromosome 11, ASM2987363v1, whole genome shotgun sequence harbors:
- the LOC131167420 gene encoding pentatricopeptide repeat-containing protein At2g32630-like has product MAKIARNSMEQGGLSAGHGCTIEKFTKMNPPAFSRGTDPIVAKNWMQEIEKVLAVLQCIKELRVLFSTYKLTEEAKRWWMDFVKLVNRAAVAEAGERMDVKEQKQKKRSTPSGFQPARGGYQASRGGQKRNTALARIYTLRPGGAKTANDVVTVSDIDTFVEDFCNEPKITTKLFDMLFEVYADIKLLEEVSGVFERMVRKGIEIDERSCVVYLLALKKSGEGKPLLGILHRMVDAGKDRSKERRALDFKEVDEILRLMEEDAVDYKMSTYTILIKGYSSNGKIEEVGTLFEGVHEKGIEPNLLVYTVVTSLNCRLGKMMKAYALFDELIERDLVLNAHAYGALINGLCKARKMEAAKIFVDEMQSKGIDVNHIIFTILMDGYCKRGTIDETQGL; this is encoded by the exons ATGGCTAAAATTGCCAGAAACTCCATGGAGCAAGGAGGTCTATCTGCAGGCCACGGATGTACAattgagaagtttacaaagatgaatcctccggctttctcgaGAGGAACTGATCCTATAGTTgctaagaattggatgcaggagattgaaaaggtgttggcaGTGTTGCAATGTATAAAGGAGCTTAGGGTTCTATTTTCCACGTATAAACTGACAGaagaggctaagagatggtggatg GACTTTGTCAAGCTGGTAAATAGAGCAGCTGTGGCAGAAGCCGGAGAGCGGATGGATGTTAAggaacaaaaacagaaaaagagATCTACACCTTCAGGTTTCCA ACCTgctcggggaggttatcaagcgtcCCGTGGAGGTCAGAAGAGAAATACGGCTCTGGCGAGAATTTACACCCTAAGGCCAGGTGGTGCTAAGACAGCcaacgatgtggtgacag TTTCGGATATAGACACTTTTGTGGAGGATTTCTGCAATGAGCCTAAGATCACCACCAAGTTGTTTGATATGCTCTTCGAGGTTTATGCAGATATTAAATTGTTGGAAGAGGTTTCTGGGGTTTTTGAGCGTATGGTGAGAAAAGGGATTGAGATTGATGAGAGGTCTTGTGTTGTTTACTTACTTGCTCTTAAGAAATCCGGTGAGGGGAAACCATTGTTGGGGATCTTACATAGAATGGTTGATGCAG GAAAGGATAGATCAAAAGAGCGAAG AGCTTTGGATTTTAAGGAAGTCGATGAGATCTTGAGGTTGATGGAGGAAGATGCAGTGGATTACAAAATGTCAACATATACAATCCTTATTAAAGGGTACTCGAGCAATGGGAAGATTGAGGAAGTAGGGACGCTCTTTGAGGGGGTGCATGAGAAAGGTATAGAACCAAATCTCCTTGTATACACTGTAGTTACTAGCTTGAATTGTAGATTAGGAAAAATGATGAAAGCATATGCGTTGTTTGATGAATTGATTGAGAGAGACCTTGTTCTAAATGCCCACGCCTATGGGGCTTTGATTAATGGCCTGTGCAAGGCACGGAAGATGGAGGCAGCAAAAATCTTCGTAGATGAAATGCAAAGCAAAGGAATTGATGTAAATCACATCATATTTACTATTTTAATGGATGGGTATTGCAAAAGAGGGACGATAGATGAAACTCAAGGGCTTTAG